One region of Vibrio pelagius genomic DNA includes:
- a CDS encoding lactonase family protein, whose product MRTLPLTIGCYTEDPNGSQGVYQTQFDLETGKLNPPQLIAKCINPSFVVSTKLGIYTASEIDQQSQPQLFHISETGSKVLSNSEFILGDHPCHISIDPNHKFAITSQYSSGTFDIFSLGINGNIDKRIKTLKMSGSGPNQDRQTGPHAHQSLFLTHSPQFVTVDLGADRINFYCFDEEQEEFLEEPVQSIQVPAGNGPRHMVFSKAEDKAYVVCELSETILMLEKAVGRWHIVDEMDALPNSEKGEAAAAIKLSPDEQHLYVSCRHQSRISHFKLDPVNQKPIFVDSYRTEGSFPRDFHITDDGEWLVAANQHSNNLTTFKRNKLDGSLTYSGHSLEVGSPVCVTQQV is encoded by the coding sequence ATGAGAACTCTCCCTTTAACCATCGGTTGCTACACAGAAGATCCAAATGGAAGCCAAGGTGTGTATCAAACTCAGTTTGATCTAGAAACAGGTAAGCTGAACCCTCCACAACTGATCGCAAAGTGCATTAACCCCTCTTTTGTTGTCTCTACAAAGCTGGGCATCTATACCGCATCTGAAATCGACCAACAGTCGCAACCTCAGCTATTTCATATTTCAGAGACAGGTTCAAAAGTCCTATCTAACTCCGAGTTCATATTGGGGGATCACCCATGTCACATCTCGATAGATCCTAACCATAAGTTTGCCATCACTTCCCAGTACTCTTCTGGCACATTCGATATTTTTAGTTTGGGTATCAATGGCAACATCGATAAGCGAATAAAAACACTAAAAATGTCAGGTTCAGGGCCCAACCAAGATAGACAAACAGGGCCACATGCCCATCAGTCGCTGTTTTTAACGCACTCGCCACAGTTTGTGACCGTTGATCTTGGCGCCGATCGCATCAACTTCTACTGCTTCGATGAGGAGCAAGAGGAGTTTTTAGAAGAGCCTGTACAATCTATTCAAGTTCCTGCAGGCAATGGGCCTCGTCATATGGTTTTCAGTAAGGCTGAAGATAAAGCCTATGTGGTATGTGAGCTATCTGAAACGATTCTAATGCTAGAGAAGGCCGTTGGACGTTGGCATATTGTTGATGAGATGGATGCGCTCCCTAATTCAGAAAAAGGAGAAGCGGCCGCTGCAATCAAGCTATCGCCAGATGAGCAGCATCTTTATGTCTCTTGCCGACACCAATCAAGGATCAGTCACTTTAAACTCGACCCAGTGAATCAAAAGCCGATTTTTGTGGATAGCTATCGTACTGAAGGCAGCTTCCCTCGTGATTTTCATATTACTGATGATGGAGAGTGGCTAGTCGCTGCAAATCAACACTCCAACAATCTGACCACTTTCAAACGCAATAAACTAGACGGCTCTTTAACCTACAGCGGTCACTCTTTAGAAGTGGGTTCACCAGTTTGTGTCACACAGCAAGTATAG
- the ychF gene encoding redox-regulated ATPase YchF: MGFKCGIVGLPNVGKSTLFNALTKAGIEAANFPFCTIEPNTGIVPVPDLRLDALAKIVNPQKILPTTMEFVDIAGLVAGASKGEGLGNKFLANIRETDAIGHVVRCFENENIVHVSGKVSPIDDIEVINLELALADLDSCERAIQRNTKKAKGGDKDAKFEITVLEKLLPVLTEGGMARTVELSKEEAAAIGYLNFLTLKPTMYIANVNEDGFEDNPYLDAVREYAEKENNVVVAVCAAIESELSELEDEDREEFLADMGIEEPGLNRVIRSGYELLTLQTYFTAGVKEVRAWTIPVGATAPQAAGKIHTDFEKGFIRAEVVGYDHFIEFSGESGAKDAGKWRLEGKDYIVKDGDVVHFRFNV, translated from the coding sequence ATGGGTTTTAAATGTGGCATCGTTGGTCTACCAAACGTTGGTAAGTCAACTCTGTTTAATGCACTAACTAAAGCAGGTATCGAGGCAGCAAACTTCCCGTTTTGTACCATCGAACCAAACACAGGTATCGTTCCAGTACCTGACCTACGTCTAGATGCATTAGCGAAAATTGTTAATCCGCAGAAGATCCTTCCTACAACGATGGAATTCGTTGATATCGCGGGCCTAGTTGCTGGCGCTTCTAAAGGTGAAGGTCTGGGTAACAAGTTCCTAGCAAATATCCGTGAAACTGACGCAATTGGTCACGTAGTTCGCTGTTTTGAAAACGAAAACATCGTTCACGTTTCTGGCAAAGTATCACCAATCGATGACATCGAAGTGATCAACCTTGAACTTGCACTGGCTGACTTAGACAGCTGTGAGCGTGCAATTCAACGTAACACTAAAAAAGCAAAAGGCGGTGACAAGGACGCTAAGTTCGAAATCACTGTTCTAGAAAAGCTACTACCAGTTCTGACTGAAGGTGGTATGGCGCGTACAGTTGAGCTTTCAAAAGAAGAAGCGGCAGCAATTGGCTACCTAAACTTCCTGACACTTAAGCCAACAATGTACATTGCGAACGTAAACGAAGACGGTTTCGAAGATAACCCGTACCTAGACGCAGTTCGTGAATACGCAGAAAAAGAGAACAATGTCGTTGTTGCTGTATGTGCCGCTATTGAATCTGAGCTATCTGAACTTGAAGACGAAGATCGCGAAGAGTTTCTAGCAGACATGGGTATCGAAGAACCAGGTCTAAACCGTGTGATCCGTTCTGGTTACGAACTACTTACTCTGCAAACTTACTTCACTGCTGGTGTTAAAGAAGTACGTGCTTGGACTATCCCTGTTGGTGCAACTGCGCCACAAGCTGCAGGTAAGATCCACACTGACTTCGAAAAAGGCTTCATCCGTGCAGAAGTTGTTGGTTACGACCACTTCATCGAATTTAGCGGTGAGAGCGGTGCAAAAGATGCAGGTAAATGGCGTCTAGAAGGTAAAGACTACATCGTTAAAGACGGCGATGTTGTTCACTTCCGCTTCAACGTATAA
- the pth gene encoding aminoacyl-tRNA hydrolase, which translates to MSQQIKLLVGLANPGPEYAKTRHNAGAWVVEELARVHNVTLKNEAKFFGLTGRIMVHGEDLRLLIPTTYMNLSGKAVAAMAKFYQIKPEEIMVAHDELDLPPGIGKFKKGGGHGGHNGLKDIISKQGNNKEFYRLRLGIGHPGHKDKVAGYVLGKAPQKEQECIDAVVDESVRSLDILLKDGLSKAQNRLHTFKAE; encoded by the coding sequence TTGAGCCAACAAATAAAACTTCTCGTTGGACTGGCAAATCCAGGTCCAGAATACGCCAAAACTCGCCACAATGCGGGCGCATGGGTAGTTGAAGAATTAGCACGCGTGCACAACGTTACGCTAAAGAATGAAGCAAAGTTCTTTGGTTTGACTGGGCGCATTATGGTTCACGGTGAAGATCTTCGCTTGTTGATCCCAACAACTTACATGAATTTATCCGGCAAGGCCGTTGCGGCAATGGCGAAGTTCTATCAAATAAAGCCAGAAGAGATCATGGTTGCACATGATGAACTCGATCTTCCACCTGGTATTGGTAAGTTCAAAAAGGGTGGCGGTCACGGCGGTCACAATGGACTCAAAGACATCATCAGCAAGCAGGGTAACAATAAAGAATTCTACCGTCTTCGTTTAGGCATAGGCCATCCGGGACACAAAGATAAAGTTGCAGGTTATGTATTAGGCAAAGCTCCGCAAAAAGAGCAAGAGTGTATTGATGCCGTTGTTGACGAGTCAGTACGCAGCCTAGACATCTTATTGAAAGATGGCCTATCAAAAGCACAAAATCGCTTACATACGTTCAAAGCAGAATAA
- a CDS encoding ribose-phosphate pyrophosphokinase, with product MPDMKLFAGNATPELAQRIADRLYISLGDATVDRFSDGEVAVQINENVRGSDVFLIQSTCAPTNDNLMELVVMIDAMRRASAGRITAVIPYFGYARQDRRVRSARVPITAKVVADFLSNVGVDRVLTIDLHAEQIQGFFDVPVDNIFGTPVLLEDMANRGLENPVVVSPDLGGVVRARATAKALGDVDIAIVDKRRPRANVSEVMNLIGDVEGRDCVIVDDMIDTGGTLCKAAEALKERGAKRVFAYATHAVFSGGAADNIKNSVLDQVIVTDSISLSPEMAATGKVTTLSLSRMLAEAIRRISNEESISAMFN from the coding sequence GTGCCTGATATGAAGCTATTTGCTGGTAACGCAACACCTGAACTAGCCCAACGTATTGCTGACCGTCTATACATCTCTCTTGGCGATGCTACTGTAGACCGTTTTTCTGACGGCGAAGTCGCTGTACAAATCAACGAGAACGTTCGTGGTAGTGATGTATTCCTAATTCAATCTACTTGTGCACCAACCAATGACAACCTAATGGAATTGGTGGTAATGATTGACGCAATGCGCCGTGCTTCTGCTGGCCGTATTACTGCTGTAATCCCTTACTTCGGTTATGCCCGTCAAGATCGTCGCGTACGTTCTGCTCGTGTGCCAATTACTGCAAAAGTTGTTGCAGACTTCCTTTCTAACGTTGGCGTTGACCGCGTTCTTACTATCGACCTACACGCTGAACAAATCCAAGGCTTCTTCGATGTACCCGTTGATAACATCTTCGGTACTCCAGTTCTTCTAGAAGATATGGCTAACCGTGGCCTAGAGAACCCAGTAGTGGTTTCTCCTGACCTAGGTGGTGTTGTACGTGCTCGTGCAACCGCGAAAGCTCTAGGTGACGTTGATATCGCTATCGTTGATAAGCGTCGTCCACGTGCTAACGTTTCTGAAGTGATGAACCTAATCGGTGATGTTGAAGGTCGTGACTGTGTTATCGTTGATGACATGATCGACACAGGTGGCACACTATGTAAAGCAGCTGAAGCGCTAAAAGAGCGCGGTGCTAAGCGTGTATTCGCTTACGCAACTCACGCTGTATTCTCTGGTGGTGCAGCAGACAACATCAAGAACTCTGTTCTAGACCAAGTTATCGTTACTGACTCTATCTCACTATCTCCTGAGATGGCAGCGACAGGTAAAGTAACAACTCTTAGCCTATCTCGCATGCTTGCTGAAGCGATTCGTCGTATCAGCAACGAAGAGTCAATCTCTGCGATGTTTAACTAA
- the ispE gene encoding 4-(cytidine 5'-diphospho)-2-C-methyl-D-erythritol kinase has protein sequence MISTQTHWPSPAKLNLFLYINGRRDNGYHELQTLFQFVDFGDELSITAHQRSSHITISPQIPGVATEDNLIWKAATALQQYTNTNFGADIELKKVLPMGGGIGGGSSNAATVLVALNYLWQLGLSDDQLAEIGLKLGADVPVFVRGFSAFAEGVGEQLHPANPEEKWYLVVKPQVSIATVDIFTHPDLTRNTPKRELATLLEQEYVNDCEKIVRMLYPEVDKQLSWLLQYAPSRLTGTGSCVFAEFSSKNEAESVLEKLSDNASAFIAKGRNFSPLKEALAEYQSAHPQSN, from the coding sequence ATGATTTCGACGCAAACTCATTGGCCGTCACCGGCTAAACTGAACCTTTTTCTCTACATTAACGGTCGTCGTGATAACGGCTATCACGAATTGCAAACTCTGTTTCAGTTTGTCGACTTCGGTGACGAACTCAGCATCACAGCACACCAACGCTCAAGCCACATTACGATTTCGCCTCAAATCCCAGGTGTTGCTACAGAAGATAACCTAATCTGGAAAGCCGCAACTGCTCTTCAACAGTACACCAATACAAACTTCGGCGCTGATATTGAACTCAAGAAAGTTTTGCCTATGGGTGGGGGTATTGGCGGTGGTTCATCAAATGCAGCAACCGTGTTAGTCGCATTAAACTATTTATGGCAACTCGGCCTTTCTGATGATCAATTAGCAGAGATAGGTTTAAAACTGGGGGCGGACGTCCCTGTATTCGTTCGTGGCTTCTCGGCTTTTGCTGAGGGTGTGGGTGAGCAGTTGCATCCAGCAAATCCAGAAGAGAAATGGTATTTGGTGGTTAAACCTCAGGTAAGCATTGCAACTGTAGACATATTCACTCACCCAGATTTAACTAGAAACACGCCGAAGCGAGAGCTAGCAACGCTTCTAGAGCAAGAATACGTAAACGATTGCGAAAAAATTGTACGAATGCTGTACCCAGAGGTTGATAAGCAACTTTCATGGCTGCTACAATATGCGCCGTCGAGATTAACTGGCACAGGTTCTTGCGTTTTTGCGGAATTTTCGAGCAAAAACGAAGCAGAATCTGTACTGGAAAAACTGTCTGACAACGCTTCTGCATTTATTGCTAAAGGTCGAAATTTTTCACCTTTAAAAGAGGCGCTGGCTGAATACCAATCAGCCCACCCACAATCTAATTAA
- the lolB gene encoding lipoprotein insertase outer membrane protein LolB has translation MDRFRKIASLIFFCLVVTGCVSAPEQPTSVEWQAHQRQLQEIQYYQATGKLAYISPEERQSLNFLWKHSPNFSQLRLTTFLGQTALNLTINEYGAKVVTYDDQVFTHRSASKLVRQLTGLTIPVDHLPQWLLGNPDQADTYLLNANNTVEALSKQIDDKAWQLNFDRYRDVTLSQNFDSQNDTVEKVLPLPTRLSFKQDENKINIVVSKWTLDK, from the coding sequence ATGGATAGATTTCGTAAAATTGCCTCTTTGATTTTTTTCTGTCTAGTCGTAACAGGTTGTGTTTCTGCACCAGAACAGCCGACCAGCGTGGAATGGCAAGCACATCAGCGACAACTGCAAGAGATCCAATATTATCAAGCTACAGGTAAGTTGGCCTACATCTCTCCTGAAGAGCGCCAAAGCCTCAACTTTTTGTGGAAACACTCACCAAACTTCAGTCAATTGCGACTGACTACGTTCCTAGGTCAAACCGCACTTAACCTGACAATCAACGAGTACGGCGCTAAAGTCGTGACTTATGATGATCAAGTATTTACCCATAGAAGTGCATCTAAACTGGTTAGACAACTAACTGGGCTGACGATCCCCGTTGATCATCTACCACAATGGCTACTCGGTAATCCCGATCAAGCAGACACCTACTTATTGAACGCCAACAATACCGTAGAAGCGCTTTCTAAGCAGATCGATGACAAAGCTTGGCAACTTAACTTTGACCGCTATCGCGATGTCACACTGAGCCAAAACTTCGATAGCCAAAATGATACCGTTGAAAAGGTACTGCCTCTTCCAACACGACTCTCCTTTAAACAAGATGAAAATAAGATCAACATTGTGGTCTCTAAATGGACACTCGATAAATGA
- the hemA gene encoding glutamyl-tRNA reductase: protein MSLLAVGINHNTASVELREKVAFGPDKLSDALKQLNANAHVNGSVILSTCNRTEVYCDVKSAAKNKLIEWLSVFHDVSPEELKPSLYIHEEQAAIKHLMRVACGLDSLVLGEPQILGQVKQAYSDSREQKAVDASMEKLFQKSFSVAKRVRTETEIGGSAVSVAYAACTLAKHIFESIEDSTVLLVGAGETIELVAKHLSANGCTKMIVANRTRERALGLAEEFGAEVISLNEIPDHLNKADIVISSTASPLPIIGKGMVETALKQRKHQPMLLVDIAVPRDVEAEVGDLNDAYLYTVDDLQSIVDGNIEQRKVEAIQAEAIVSEESAAFMSWMRSLQAVDSIREYRKSANEIREELLSKSLQSLAAGGDPEKVLLELSNKLTNKLIHAPTRALQSAAEQGEPAKLTVIRQSLGLEDPQ from the coding sequence ATGTCTTTGCTTGCCGTAGGTATCAATCACAATACAGCGTCGGTTGAATTGCGAGAAAAAGTAGCGTTTGGTCCAGATAAATTATCTGATGCACTAAAGCAACTTAACGCAAATGCACACGTGAATGGAAGTGTCATACTCTCCACTTGTAACCGAACAGAAGTGTACTGTGACGTTAAAAGTGCGGCTAAGAATAAGCTGATTGAATGGTTATCAGTATTTCATGACGTTAGCCCAGAAGAGCTGAAACCCAGCCTGTATATTCATGAAGAGCAAGCGGCAATTAAACACCTAATGCGTGTTGCTTGTGGCTTAGACTCTTTAGTATTGGGTGAGCCTCAAATTCTCGGACAGGTAAAACAAGCGTATTCTGATTCGCGTGAGCAGAAAGCCGTCGATGCATCGATGGAGAAGCTGTTCCAAAAGTCATTCTCTGTTGCTAAGCGTGTACGTACTGAAACTGAAATTGGCGGTAGTGCCGTTTCTGTTGCTTACGCAGCTTGTACATTGGCGAAACACATCTTTGAGTCGATTGAAGATTCGACGGTGTTGCTAGTAGGTGCCGGTGAGACCATCGAGTTGGTAGCAAAACACCTCTCTGCTAATGGCTGTACTAAAATGATTGTGGCTAACCGAACGCGTGAGCGTGCTTTAGGTTTAGCCGAAGAGTTTGGTGCTGAGGTGATCAGCTTGAATGAGATCCCAGATCATCTCAATAAGGCGGATATTGTGATCAGCTCAACAGCGAGCCCTCTGCCGATTATCGGTAAAGGTATGGTTGAGACCGCACTTAAACAGAGAAAGCATCAACCCATGCTGCTGGTTGATATCGCGGTGCCTCGTGATGTCGAAGCGGAAGTGGGCGATCTTAACGATGCCTACCTATACACAGTGGATGACTTACAATCGATTGTGGATGGCAACATCGAGCAGCGCAAGGTTGAAGCGATTCAAGCTGAAGCGATTGTCAGTGAAGAGAGCGCCGCCTTTATGAGTTGGATGCGCTCCCTGCAAGCGGTGGATAGCATTCGTGAGTACCGAAAGTCAGCGAATGAAATCAGAGAAGAATTATTAAGCAAGAGTTTACAGTCACTGGCTGCGGGCGGTGATCCTGAGAAAGTCTTGCTTGAGCTGAGTAATAAGCTCACAAACAAATTGATCCATGCTCCAACACGCGCACTACAAAGTGCAGCTGAGCAAGGAGAACCTGCGAAATTAACGGTCATTAGACAGAGTTTGGGCTTAGAAGACCCTCAATAA
- the prfA gene encoding peptide chain release factor 1 produces the protein MKASILVKLETLVERYEEVQHLLGDPDVIGDQNKFRALSKEYSQLEEVTKCFQAYQQAQDDLEAAEDMAQEDDEEMREMAQEEIKEAKEAIARLTDELQILLLPKDPNDERNCFLEIRAGAGGDEAGIFAGNLFRMYSKFAEKKGWRVEVMSSNDSEQGGYKEMIAKISGEGVYGVMKFESGGHRVQRVPETESQGRVHTSACTVAVMPEIPEADLPEIKAADLKIDTFRASGAGGQHVNTTDSAIRITHLPTGTVVECQDERSQHKNKAKAMAVLAARIVQAEEERRAAEVSDTRRNLLGSGDRSDRIRTYNYPQGRVSDHRINLTLYRLNEVLEGDLQSLVDPVLQEHQADQLAALAENN, from the coding sequence ATGAAAGCCTCGATTCTAGTAAAGCTTGAAACACTTGTTGAACGCTACGAAGAAGTTCAACACCTGCTTGGTGATCCAGATGTGATCGGTGATCAAAACAAATTCCGCGCACTATCGAAAGAGTACTCTCAGTTAGAAGAAGTGACCAAGTGCTTCCAAGCGTACCAGCAAGCGCAAGACGATCTAGAAGCTGCCGAAGATATGGCGCAAGAAGACGACGAAGAGATGCGTGAAATGGCGCAAGAAGAGATTAAAGAAGCGAAAGAGGCGATCGCGCGCCTGACTGATGAACTTCAAATCCTACTGCTGCCAAAAGATCCAAACGATGAGCGTAACTGTTTCCTAGAGATCCGCGCTGGTGCTGGTGGTGACGAAGCGGGTATCTTCGCAGGTAACCTGTTCCGTATGTACTCTAAATTTGCTGAGAAGAAAGGCTGGCGCGTTGAAGTAATGAGCAGCAATGATTCAGAGCAGGGCGGTTACAAAGAGATGATCGCTAAAATAAGCGGCGAAGGCGTTTATGGCGTGATGAAGTTTGAGTCTGGCGGTCACCGTGTTCAGCGTGTGCCAGAGACAGAATCTCAAGGTCGTGTTCATACTTCAGCATGTACCGTTGCTGTTATGCCTGAAATCCCAGAAGCGGATCTTCCAGAAATTAAAGCGGCAGACCTGAAAATTGATACCTTCCGTGCATCAGGCGCGGGTGGTCAACACGTTAACACCACGGACTCTGCAATCCGTATTACTCACTTGCCAACAGGTACAGTGGTAGAGTGTCAAGACGAGCGTTCTCAGCACAAAAACAAAGCGAAAGCGATGGCAGTTCTTGCTGCGCGTATTGTACAAGCTGAAGAAGAGCGTCGTGCTGCTGAAGTATCAGACACCCGTCGTAACCTACTAGGCTCGGGTGACCGTAGTGACCGTATCCGTACTTACAACTACCCACAAGGTCGTGTTTCTGATCACCGTATCAACCTAACACTTTACCGCCTGAACGAAGTGCTAGAAGGCGACCTACAAAGTCTAGTTGATCCAGTACTGCAAGAGCACCAAGCCGACCAACTTGCTGCGCTAGCTGAGAACAACTAA
- the prmC gene encoding peptide chain release factor N(5)-glutamine methyltransferase, with translation MQSAYTVESALKAAIVQLQEGENTSPSIDAAVLLCHTLDKPRSYLLTWPEKHLTLEQEQHFNELLTRRLTGEPVAYIVGEREFWSLPLKVSPSTLIPRPDTERLVEVALDKTFGKTGDILDLGTGTGAIALALASEMPNRNVTGIDLRPEAQQLASENAERLNITNTTFLNGSWFEPLSEDSRFSLIVSNPPYIEKDDPHLSQGDVRFEPITALVAEEKGLADIKHIADHARYYLEADGWLAFEHGYDQGDAVREIMQALGYLDVMTEKDYGGNDRVTLGRYLP, from the coding sequence ATGCAATCTGCCTATACGGTTGAAAGTGCATTAAAAGCAGCAATCGTACAGCTTCAAGAGGGCGAGAACACTTCGCCCTCTATTGATGCTGCTGTGCTGCTTTGCCACACGCTTGATAAACCTCGTTCCTACCTTCTTACTTGGCCAGAAAAACATCTGACTCTCGAACAAGAACAGCATTTCAACGAACTGCTGACGCGCAGGCTCACCGGAGAACCAGTCGCGTATATTGTCGGTGAGCGAGAGTTTTGGTCGTTACCTTTGAAAGTTTCTCCTTCAACCTTGATTCCTCGACCTGATACTGAGCGTTTGGTTGAAGTCGCGTTGGATAAAACATTTGGTAAGACAGGTGACATCCTCGATTTAGGTACAGGGACAGGGGCGATTGCGTTGGCACTCGCATCTGAGATGCCTAACCGCAATGTGACTGGGATTGACCTGCGTCCTGAAGCGCAACAACTCGCTAGCGAGAATGCGGAACGCCTTAACATCACCAACACCACTTTTTTAAATGGCAGTTGGTTTGAACCGTTATCTGAAGACAGCCGCTTTTCGTTGATCGTATCGAATCCACCTTACATTGAGAAAGATGATCCACATCTGTCTCAAGGGGATGTGCGCTTCGAACCTATTACAGCGCTGGTTGCGGAAGAGAAAGGTTTAGCAGACATCAAGCATATTGCCGACCATGCTCGCTACTATCTAGAAGCCGATGGTTGGTTGGCATTTGAGCACGGTTACGATCAAGGAGATGCGGTTCGCGAGATCATGCAGGCCTTGGGCTATTTAGACGTCATGACAGAAAAAGACTATGGCGGCAATGATAGAGTCACTTTGGGACGCTATCTACCTTAG
- a CDS encoding SirB2 family protein has translation MYEGLKHFHLLTVGLSALLLSVRYALMMANSPMLKHPFLQRFPHINDSLLLLSGIGLIFITGFIPFTPAAPWLTEKLTCVMAYIALGFFALKFGKNKLLRTFSFFGALGWLAMAGKIAVTKVPTFFG, from the coding sequence ATGTACGAAGGTTTAAAACATTTTCACTTATTGACGGTTGGGCTTAGTGCTCTACTACTGTCAGTTCGCTACGCGCTTATGATGGCAAATTCTCCAATGCTTAAGCACCCATTCCTGCAACGCTTCCCACATATCAACGACTCACTACTGCTGTTGTCTGGTATTGGTCTGATCTTTATTACTGGTTTTATTCCATTTACCCCAGCAGCGCCTTGGCTAACAGAGAAACTGACTTGTGTTATGGCATACATCGCACTGGGCTTCTTTGCGCTTAAGTTCGGTAAAAACAAGTTGCTTAGAACCTTTTCGTTTTTCGGTGCGTTAGGTTGGTTGGCGATGGCAGGTAAGATTGCTGTTACTAAAGTGCCAACGTTCTTCGGCTAA
- a CDS encoding SirB1 family protein, producing MYEFFDEDFDQLELVEGALILNKAVNPETQDKWAELELARLLSDAEQALVHETDEQQKFESFIRLFFYEWGFAGDKDAYFSSDNAFIDKVLERKKGVPVSLGAIFLYLGRKLGFPVDGVSFPTQFLLKVTWYDQAPVYINPYNGEYVGQQTLRAWLIGHDGPLAQVKSEHLEVADHPTIIGKWLALLKSALLREERYTLALKCTDLALTFVPDDPYEIRDRGFIYQQLDCHQIAATDYQYFIDQCPDDPASELLKSQVNAMNEKVVVVH from the coding sequence ATGTACGAATTTTTTGACGAAGACTTTGACCAGCTAGAGCTGGTGGAAGGTGCTTTGATCTTAAATAAAGCGGTAAACCCTGAGACTCAAGACAAGTGGGCAGAGCTAGAACTGGCTCGACTGCTAAGCGATGCTGAGCAAGCATTGGTGCATGAGACAGATGAACAGCAAAAGTTTGAATCTTTTATCCGTCTGTTCTTTTATGAGTGGGGCTTTGCTGGAGATAAAGATGCGTATTTCTCTTCAGATAATGCGTTTATTGATAAAGTCCTAGAGCGCAAAAAGGGTGTACCGGTGAGCTTAGGTGCCATCTTCTTATATTTAGGACGTAAGTTGGGTTTCCCTGTTGATGGTGTCTCTTTCCCAACGCAATTCCTACTCAAGGTTACTTGGTACGATCAAGCTCCTGTCTACATCAACCCTTACAATGGTGAGTATGTTGGGCAACAAACCCTGCGCGCTTGGTTGATTGGTCATGATGGCCCGCTTGCTCAAGTGAAAAGCGAACATCTTGAAGTTGCTGATCACCCAACTATTATCGGTAAGTGGTTAGCACTTTTGAAAAGCGCGTTGCTGCGAGAAGAGCGCTATACTCTTGCACTAAAGTGTACTGATTTGGCGTTAACTTTTGTGCCAGATGATCCGTATGAAATTCGCGATCGTGGTTTTATCTATCAGCAACTGGATTGTCACCAAATCGCTGCGACTGATTATCAGTATTTTATTGACCAATGCCCAGATGACCCAGCGTCTGAGTTACTTAAATCTCAAGTGAACGCGATGAACGAAAAAGTCGTTGTGGTTCACTAA
- the kdsA gene encoding 3-deoxy-8-phosphooctulonate synthase, producing MEQKTVHIGDMPIANDKPFTLFAGMNVLESRDLAMQICEHYVKVTEKLGIPYVFKASFDKANRSSVHSYRGPGMEEGLKIFQELKDTFGVKIITDVHTEAQAQPVADVVDVIQLPAFLARQTDLVEAMAKTGAVINVKKPQFMSPGQVGNIVDKFAECGNENIILCERGSCMGYDNLVVDMLGFGVMKKASNGSPIIFDVTHSLQMRDPSGAASGGRREQTVELAKAGLATGIAGLFIEAHPNPDQARCDGPSALPLDKLEPFLAQMKALDDLIKGFDHIDIK from the coding sequence ATGGAACAGAAAACAGTTCACATTGGCGATATGCCAATTGCAAACGACAAGCCATTTACGCTATTTGCAGGTATGAATGTTCTTGAGTCTCGCGATCTAGCGATGCAGATCTGTGAACACTACGTAAAAGTGACTGAGAAGCTAGGTATCCCTTACGTATTTAAGGCGTCTTTTGATAAAGCGAACCGCAGCTCTGTACACTCTTACCGTGGTCCAGGCATGGAAGAAGGTCTTAAGATTTTCCAAGAGCTTAAAGACACGTTTGGCGTGAAAATCATCACGGATGTTCATACTGAAGCTCAAGCACAGCCAGTCGCAGACGTTGTTGATGTGATTCAGCTTCCTGCGTTCCTAGCTCGTCAAACTGACCTTGTTGAAGCGATGGCGAAAACAGGCGCTGTAATTAACGTGAAAAAGCCACAGTTCATGAGCCCTGGTCAAGTTGGCAACATCGTTGATAAGTTTGCTGAGTGTGGCAATGAGAACATCATCCTTTGTGAGCGTGGCTCGTGTATGGGTTACGACAACTTGGTTGTTGATATGCTTGGCTTTGGTGTGATGAAAAAAGCATCAAACGGCAGCCCAATTATCTTCGACGTGACTCACTCACTGCAGATGCGTGACCCTTCAGGCGCGGCATCAGGCGGTCGTCGTGAGCAGACTGTTGAACTTGCAAAAGCGGGTTTAGCGACAGGTATCGCTGGTCTGTTTATTGAAGCGCACCCGAACCCAGATCAAGCACGTTGTGATGGTCCGTCGGCACTACCATTGGACAAGCTAGAACCATTCCTAGCGCAAATGAAAGCACTTGATGATTTGATCAAAGGTTTCGATCATATCGACATTAAATAG